In Microbulbifer sp. GL-2, the following are encoded in one genomic region:
- a CDS encoding saccharopine dehydrogenase family protein, with product MANVLIIGAGGVGQVVAHKCAQVAEVFENITLASRTKSKCDKIAAMLPRKIDTAEVDADNVPELVKLIEKVKPDLVINVALPYQDLHIMDACLETGVHYLDTANYEPPEEAKFEYKWQWAYQEKFEKAGLMALLGSGFDPGVTSVFTAYAKKHHFDRIHTLDILDCNAGDHGLPFATNFNPEINIREITANGRYWENGQWVTTKPMEEKRVFNFPEGIGDKDIYLLYHEELESLSKHFPEIERARFWMTFGDSYLKHLEVLQNVGMTGIEPVEFQGQQIVPIQFLKELLPDPASLGPLTKGKTCIGNIIRGTKDGEEKIYYVYNTCDHQDCYQEVQSQAISYTTGVPAMIGAKMMLEGKWMKPGVWNMEQMDPDPFMDDLNKYGLPWQETWLDKPFR from the coding sequence ATGGCCAACGTACTGATCATCGGCGCCGGCGGCGTCGGCCAGGTAGTTGCGCACAAGTGCGCCCAGGTTGCGGAAGTGTTTGAAAATATCACCCTCGCCAGCCGCACCAAGAGCAAGTGCGACAAGATTGCAGCCATGCTGCCGCGCAAAATCGACACCGCCGAAGTGGACGCGGACAATGTACCCGAGCTGGTCAAACTGATCGAGAAAGTGAAGCCGGATCTGGTTATTAACGTGGCCCTTCCCTACCAGGACCTACATATCATGGATGCCTGCCTGGAAACCGGTGTGCACTACCTGGATACCGCCAACTACGAACCGCCGGAAGAGGCCAAGTTCGAGTACAAGTGGCAGTGGGCCTATCAGGAGAAGTTTGAAAAAGCCGGTCTGATGGCACTGCTGGGCAGTGGTTTCGATCCCGGCGTGACCAGCGTATTTACCGCCTACGCCAAGAAACACCACTTCGATCGTATCCACACCCTGGATATTCTCGACTGCAATGCAGGCGACCACGGCCTGCCCTTCGCTACCAATTTCAATCCGGAAATTAATATCCGCGAAATCACCGCCAATGGCCGTTACTGGGAAAACGGCCAGTGGGTTACCACCAAACCGATGGAAGAAAAGCGTGTCTTCAACTTCCCCGAAGGTATCGGCGACAAGGATATTTACCTGCTGTATCACGAAGAGCTCGAGTCCCTGTCCAAGCACTTCCCGGAAATTGAGCGCGCACGTTTCTGGATGACCTTCGGCGACAGCTACCTGAAGCACCTGGAAGTACTGCAGAATGTGGGCATGACCGGTATTGAGCCAGTGGAGTTTCAGGGCCAGCAGATTGTACCTATCCAGTTCCTCAAAGAGCTGCTGCCAGACCCCGCCAGCCTGGGCCCGCTGACCAAAGGCAAGACCTGTATAGGTAACATTATCCGCGGCACCAAGGACGGCGAAGAGAAGATCTACTACGTCTACAACACCTGCGACCACCAGGACTGCTACCAGGAAGTGCAGTCCCAGGCGATCTCCTACACCACAGGCGTACCTGCAATGATCGGCGCCAAGATGATGCTGGAAGGCAAGTGGATGAAGCCGGGCGTGTGGAATATGGAGCAAATGGACCCGGATCCCTTTATGGACGACCTGAATAAGTACGGCCTGCCCTGGCAGGAAACCTGGTTGGACAAGCCCTTCCGGTAA